The proteins below are encoded in one region of Pseudomonas helmanticensis:
- a CDS encoding GGDEF domain-containing protein has translation MKSPSQTNAIDFDSAKLQRLGFGQLPPLLERPASLAQLRQQMSLQLQTSLEPQRILGLFFREVQRLVPLDALSYVHQGSDLRLEFGTRGHHSVSYSLSHEGQHMGELVFRRNQRFSDKEQGNLESLLSSLLFPMRNALLYREATQSALRDPLTGAGNRIAMEQTLQREIEMSRRHLQPLSVLMLDIDHFKRVNDSHGHSAGDDVLKAVAASIKGQLRNVDMVFRYGGEEFLILLSNTSREAAAMVGERLRHAAQAAEYFADGQLIELTVSLGCSTLLPGESAESLLRRADSALYVAKREGRNRLAMAG, from the coding sequence ATGAAATCACCCTCCCAGACCAATGCAATTGACTTTGACAGTGCCAAATTGCAACGCCTGGGCTTTGGTCAGCTGCCTCCCCTTCTGGAGCGACCGGCCAGTCTTGCGCAATTGCGCCAGCAAATGAGCCTGCAACTGCAAACCAGTCTTGAGCCGCAACGAATCCTCGGTCTGTTTTTCCGCGAAGTTCAGCGCCTTGTGCCGCTGGATGCCTTGAGCTATGTGCACCAGGGCAGCGACCTGCGCCTGGAGTTCGGCACTCGCGGTCACCATTCGGTCAGCTACAGCCTCAGCCATGAAGGCCAGCACATGGGCGAACTGGTGTTTCGCCGCAATCAGCGTTTCAGCGACAAAGAGCAGGGCAACCTTGAGTCATTGTTGTCGTCCCTGCTGTTTCCGATGCGCAACGCCCTGCTCTACCGTGAAGCCACCCAGAGCGCCTTGCGTGATCCATTGACCGGGGCCGGCAATCGCATCGCCATGGAGCAGACACTGCAACGCGAGATCGAAATGTCGCGTCGGCATCTGCAACCGTTGTCGGTGTTGATGCTCGATATCGATCACTTCAAACGGGTCAACGACAGCCACGGCCACAGCGCCGGCGACGACGTACTGAAAGCGGTGGCGGCATCGATCAAGGGCCAGTTGCGTAACGTCGACATGGTCTTTCGTTATGGTGGCGAAGAGTTTCTGATCCTGCTGTCGAACACCAGCCGGGAAGCGGCGGCGATGGTCGGCGAACGGCTGCGCCATGCTGCGCAGGCCGCAGAGTATTTTGCCGATGGCCAGTTGATCGAGCTGACGGTGAGTTTGGGTTGCTCGACGCTGTTGCCTGGCGAGTCGGCGGAAAGCCTGTTGCGTCGTGCGGACAGTGCGCTGTATGTGGCCAAGCGCGAAGGTCGTAACCGCTTGGCAATGGCGGGCTGA
- a CDS encoding EAL domain-containing protein, which translates to MKQKRTLGTPRLLGIVWPFIAVVLFQALLGGVSLYVLSAVRGYVAGESLWSKGQKDAIYYLNLYADSRDEAIYLKYQNAIAVPQGGHQLRLALDHQPPDLQAARDGILKGGNHPDDVSSLIWLYLNFRHFSYLETAIDRWTLGDAYLVELDNVAREMHQSISENSATPADIQRWKARIFAINDGVTPAAKAFSDALGEGSRMILRLLLFTNLATALGLIVLALLRTHKLLKQRHAFAQALQLEKDRAHVTLHSIGDGVITTDVSGAIDYMNPAAEAMTHWKAEQAAGLPLAALFNLLDDNAQAEGLTLIEHILSGKLSGGSEHSKLIQRLDGSTVSVTLVGAPIRNAGKVSGTVLVLHDMTQERQYIANLSWQATHDALTGLANRREFEYRLEQALHNLTRQPGRHALMFLDLDQFKLVNDTCGHAAGDELLRHICALLQSGLRESDTLARLGGDEFGILLENCAPEAAEKIAEVLRQTVQNLHFVWKGRPFLTTVSIGLVHIAQTPTTLETSLRAADMACYMAKEKGRNRVQVYHADDSELSVRFGEMAWVQRLHMALEENRFCLYAQEIAPLGSAEGRGGHIEILLRLHDEAGRMILPDSFIPAAERYGLMNQLDRWVVQNVFKLIAECIAEEREGPLAMCAINLSGITIGDDAFLHFLREQFVSYAIPPEMICFEITETSAISNLGSAIRFINELKGLGCYFSLDDFCAGMSSFAYLKHLPVDFLKIDGSFVKDMLDDPINRAMVEVINHIGHVMGKKTIAEFVETAQIEQALLEIGVDYAQGYVIERPQLFTCDSLQIRPARPQPLLFKAPGTFR; encoded by the coding sequence ATGAAGCAAAAAAGGACTCTCGGAACGCCACGGTTGTTAGGCATCGTCTGGCCATTTATTGCCGTTGTGCTATTTCAGGCGTTATTGGGGGGCGTGAGTCTTTACGTCCTGTCGGCCGTTCGCGGTTATGTCGCTGGCGAAAGTCTGTGGTCCAAAGGCCAGAAAGACGCCATCTATTACCTCAATCTGTATGCAGACAGTCGCGACGAAGCGATTTACCTCAAGTATCAGAATGCGATTGCCGTGCCGCAGGGCGGGCATCAATTGCGCTTGGCGCTGGATCACCAGCCACCGGATTTGCAAGCCGCGCGCGATGGCATCCTCAAGGGCGGCAATCACCCGGATGATGTATCGAGCCTGATCTGGCTGTACCTCAATTTTCGTCATTTCAGTTATCTCGAAACCGCCATCGACCGCTGGACGCTGGGCGATGCGTATCTGGTCGAGCTGGACAATGTCGCCCGCGAAATGCACCAGAGCATCAGCGAGAACAGCGCGACACCGGCCGACATCCAGCGCTGGAAGGCGCGGATTTTCGCCATCAATGACGGCGTCACGCCGGCAGCGAAAGCTTTTAGCGATGCGTTGGGTGAAGGCTCGCGGATGATCCTGCGCTTGCTCTTGTTCACCAACCTGGCCACGGCGCTGGGCCTGATTGTGCTGGCGTTGCTGCGTACGCATAAATTGCTCAAGCAGCGCCATGCCTTTGCCCAGGCACTGCAACTGGAGAAAGATCGCGCACACGTCACGCTGCATTCGATTGGCGACGGCGTCATCACCACCGACGTCAGCGGCGCGATCGATTACATGAACCCCGCCGCCGAAGCGATGACCCACTGGAAAGCCGAGCAGGCTGCCGGATTGCCGCTGGCGGCGCTGTTCAATCTGCTCGACGATAACGCCCAGGCTGAGGGCCTGACGCTGATCGAACACATTCTCAGCGGCAAACTCAGTGGTGGCAGTGAGCATTCCAAGCTGATCCAGCGCCTCGACGGCAGCACAGTCTCGGTGACGCTGGTCGGCGCGCCGATCCGCAACGCCGGCAAGGTCAGCGGCACGGTGCTGGTGCTGCACGACATGACCCAGGAGCGGCAGTACATCGCCAATCTCTCCTGGCAGGCCACGCACGACGCACTGACCGGGCTGGCCAACCGTCGCGAATTCGAATATCGCCTCGAGCAGGCATTGCACAACCTCACGCGTCAGCCCGGACGGCATGCGCTGATGTTCCTCGATCTCGATCAGTTCAAACTGGTCAACGACACCTGCGGCCATGCGGCGGGCGATGAGCTGTTGCGGCACATCTGCGCACTGCTGCAGTCGGGGTTGCGCGAGAGCGACACGCTGGCGCGGCTGGGCGGCGACGAGTTCGGCATCCTCCTGGAGAATTGCGCGCCGGAGGCGGCGGAAAAAATCGCCGAAGTCCTGCGCCAGACCGTACAGAACCTGCATTTCGTCTGGAAGGGCCGGCCGTTCCTGACCACCGTCAGCATCGGCCTGGTGCATATCGCCCAGACCCCGACGACCCTTGAAACTTCATTGCGTGCCGCTGACATGGCTTGCTACATGGCCAAGGAAAAGGGCCGCAACCGCGTGCAGGTCTATCACGCCGACGACTCGGAACTGTCCGTGCGTTTCGGTGAAATGGCTTGGGTGCAGCGTCTGCACATGGCGCTGGAAGAAAACCGCTTCTGTCTGTACGCCCAGGAAATCGCCCCGCTGGGATCGGCGGAGGGCCGCGGCGGGCACATCGAGATTCTGCTGCGATTGCATGACGAAGCCGGGCGCATGATTCTCCCGGACAGCTTTATTCCGGCCGCCGAGCGTTATGGCCTGATGAATCAGCTTGATCGTTGGGTGGTGCAGAATGTATTCAAGCTAATAGCCGAGTGTATTGCCGAAGAGCGTGAAGGGCCTTTGGCAATGTGTGCGATTAATCTTTCAGGCATTACTATCGGAGATGACGCGTTCTTGCACTTTCTGCGTGAACAGTTTGTTAGTTATGCGATTCCGCCTGAAATGATTTGTTTTGAAATTACTGAAACCAGTGCAATTTCAAATCTCGGGAGTGCAATTAGATTTATTAATGAACTCAAAGGTTTAGGGTGTTACTTCTCACTTGATGATTTTTGTGCCGGGATGTCTTCATTCGCTTATCTGAAACATTTGCCTGTAGACTTCCTGAAGATCGACGGGAGTTTCGTAAAGGATATGCTGGACGACCCGATTAACCGCGCAATGGTCGAAGTGATCAATCACATCGGGCATGTCATGGGTAAGAAAACAATTGCCGAGTTTGTTGAAACCGCCCAGATCGAGCAGGCATTGCTTGAAATCGGGGTGGATTACGCTCAGGGTTACGTTATCGAACGCCCGCAATTGTTTACCTGCGACAGTTTGCAGATTCGGCCCGCCAGACCGCAGCCGCTGTTGTTCAAGGCGCCTGGCACGTTCCGTTGA
- a CDS encoding TenA family transcriptional regulator, whose amino-acid sequence MEAASYPAWAQQLIQDCSESKRRVVEHELYMRMRDNKLSAKTMRQYLIGGWPVVEQFALYMAQNLTKTKFARHPGEDMARRWLMRNIRVELNHADYWLNWSRAHGVSLEDLQAQQVPPELHALSHWCWHTSSADSLIVAIAATNYAIEGATGEWSALVCSTGVYAAAFPEEERKRAMKWLKMHAQYDDAHPWEALEIICTLAGMNPSKALQTELRQAVCKSYDYMYLFLERCMQLETSERLLVSRERRAVVES is encoded by the coding sequence ATGGAAGCTGCAAGTTATCCTGCCTGGGCACAACAGTTGATCCAGGATTGCAGCGAGAGCAAACGCCGGGTTGTCGAACATGAGTTGTACATGCGCATGCGTGATAACAAACTCAGTGCCAAAACCATGCGTCAGTACTTGATCGGCGGCTGGCCGGTCGTCGAACAGTTTGCCTTGTACATGGCGCAGAACCTGACCAAAACCAAGTTTGCCCGTCACCCCGGTGAGGACATGGCGCGTCGCTGGTTGATGCGCAATATCCGCGTCGAACTCAACCACGCCGATTATTGGCTTAACTGGAGTCGGGCGCACGGCGTGAGCCTTGAAGACTTGCAGGCACAGCAAGTTCCACCGGAACTGCACGCGCTGAGCCACTGGTGCTGGCACACCAGTTCTGCCGATTCATTGATCGTCGCCATTGCTGCCACCAACTATGCCATCGAAGGCGCGACCGGGGAGTGGTCGGCGCTGGTCTGTTCCACAGGTGTTTATGCCGCAGCGTTTCCCGAAGAGGAGCGCAAGCGCGCCATGAAGTGGTTGAAGATGCATGCGCAGTACGACGATGCCCATCCCTGGGAAGCGCTGGAAATCATCTGCACGTTGGCGGGGATGAACCCGAGCAAGGCGCTGCAAACCGAGCTGCGCCAGGCGGTGTGCAAGAGCTATGACTACATGTATCTGTTCCTCGAACGTTGCATGCAACTGGAAACGTCCGAACGATTGCTGGTCAGTCGTGAACGCCGGGCGGTAGTCGAGAGTTGA
- a CDS encoding deaminase domain-containing protein, with translation MNLPVTPQQRHTAQQAEYQAILTAIRAVRSAATSLDSFYLAPQTLSRLGTAHEHARSLFLALFEDAGDSLLTRHLQASRGSLTHVSAVADQCRFTNTRDHDDDLDYTIKDVTKAPDKILQLQRALLSIGGHVRSDRLLPLAQLVSFSGFTLPAIQDASGLARLIEEVEEKRAEHRLNLPHSMPLGTLMSDDDNASIQDLIGTFLIGKTQSLIDCLASEITPPCTLKQWQTLPATCLERLLDTPSAQRLGQRLLQTLGWYGALPDEQTIPDIAAHLLLEALRLWYEVPRQSHSNQVAGYALEPRRHYGKSYADIREDFFQHLEDSRRTSTPTEKALLGWVCLAQFPFDFQVRGIPDDLPYGASAVWVNFVHGVQLAHALDPDSLRQLTFQQLIDLPLKKSANANAQLQALIAVTRAAAAQTWAAATGALPPFTTENDQSGTHLAIQALEDHKAHLNKAVLRLDIEPPQRLPLAQQQLKRALANDLYDHTRINLKRYHHQPQNRARRSILDTPDVALPVWPLLEVYASGGLEPDVRWYVSDNGKTATEWISLSADQTLKSGFLSTESPGQLLSRFPRMCTLPDIKSLLDKQFNEYLRKLRDAYEYLIKTQLVTLPWADRQALEHGEVRVYCLRDQAHNIAGRWEPPESIRLHRARMGFVLRATYQGLEHFYECLPRAGVIRKRPDVLLSHLDGLLSRTPPPKNGEIQSEDIARVHLHRPPFDLNAHKKGSIPKRGAFCLAVLDPLGAALAPSAIPETHHNTWANLTFTSARTVQISALVATDHLYVDEKALYSEAWGETRFEREGLNKHWIHALKGFIPFWGSLEDMQSDDPGKRALGIFGLLLDAVSFAIPLGKFVAGSIRLAAVAGKIAIRAALPGMAQLSKTLLLSSLKNLNPLDAVPALLRLAGRGLTTAVRAVIYLEKKSLSRLKRLAGVRAEYDLLHNLPQALDVAHWKPLSHFDQLAAVKGIDDVPVRNVAVGDSRYHVLDPLSERPFGPRLTPQDHDFSLGRSSYDGTQKTANQITIEFPEKTRVQHLPEADGHHTVLIDDAPYRLDGEELRRVDLIDDSRNWTLLPCRPRRAPGHQNDCRVSYTTGEPAPTPALGTVDKDKGYAPWFGDRISEPAALARRNGTFLAVDAKLYRIIDNQPTLFRGDLADLGFRGGRLIPRQQIHATLQFRKGIFARIKTGGTYDGINDTHQVGAILVPAIDDSASYVFLRINSHEYYLASIRKGEIPGSRLTFNRLSPAELANDTLGAELLTVYTGSLHANNIVRIHGLEAVQRAMHTMEEIAIPIGTSALPANNMKWLNVDTSPGEALMFDHSTRMIVTRLPEGAATWARSKEAPEAFRLKTAEIFDTLFLSPTINPANSSAALRIDGAMQKLQNLLPMRERPVNPRNIAFAEVTTAGGQREIYVSVSGAQGSTQRLPLFRHMGGEHVRIGQTTYINIDYNSAFPRTSLEVTEQGQLLAVPLTIKELKTYQPTQTSRPTSLDSESKLISVIREKYPDPKEIRAVDIATTMRPCESCSVVMKQFGHDGGDAALQVLWG, from the coding sequence ATGAACCTACCGGTAACCCCGCAGCAACGCCACACCGCTCAACAGGCCGAATACCAAGCGATCCTCACGGCAATCCGCGCCGTGCGCAGCGCAGCTACGTCGCTGGACAGCTTTTACCTGGCGCCGCAAACCCTATCGCGTCTCGGCACAGCACACGAGCATGCCCGGAGCCTTTTTCTCGCACTGTTCGAGGATGCCGGCGACTCACTGCTGACCCGGCACCTGCAAGCATCCAGGGGATCGCTGACCCACGTCAGCGCCGTGGCCGATCAATGTCGCTTTACCAACACCCGAGACCATGATGACGATCTCGACTACACCATCAAGGATGTGACCAAAGCGCCTGACAAAATTCTCCAGCTCCAGCGTGCGTTGCTCAGTATAGGCGGACACGTGCGTTCCGACAGGCTGCTGCCACTGGCTCAGCTTGTGAGCTTTTCCGGCTTTACCCTCCCCGCCATTCAGGATGCCTCTGGCCTGGCCCGGCTGATCGAGGAGGTAGAAGAGAAACGCGCTGAGCATCGATTGAATCTGCCACACAGCATGCCGTTGGGAACATTGATGAGCGACGACGACAACGCGTCAATTCAAGATCTGATCGGGACGTTTCTCATCGGTAAAACGCAATCGCTGATCGACTGCCTGGCCAGTGAGATCACGCCGCCTTGCACGCTCAAACAATGGCAGACCCTGCCTGCAACCTGCCTGGAACGCCTGCTCGACACACCATCGGCCCAACGTCTTGGCCAGCGTCTGCTGCAAACACTGGGTTGGTACGGCGCCCTCCCCGATGAGCAGACGATTCCCGACATCGCTGCGCACCTGTTACTTGAAGCGTTGCGATTGTGGTACGAGGTCCCTCGGCAGAGTCATTCGAATCAGGTTGCCGGGTACGCGCTGGAACCACGCCGCCACTACGGAAAAAGCTATGCAGACATTCGCGAGGACTTTTTCCAGCATCTGGAGGACTCGCGACGAACCTCGACACCGACGGAAAAGGCTTTGCTGGGATGGGTGTGTCTGGCGCAATTTCCCTTCGATTTTCAGGTTCGCGGTATCCCTGATGATCTTCCTTACGGGGCTTCGGCGGTCTGGGTCAACTTCGTGCACGGCGTGCAACTGGCGCATGCGCTCGATCCCGATTCGTTGCGACAACTGACCTTTCAACAGTTGATCGACCTGCCGCTGAAAAAAAGCGCAAACGCCAACGCGCAGTTGCAGGCCCTGATTGCCGTGACCCGCGCCGCGGCTGCACAGACCTGGGCCGCGGCGACCGGTGCGCTGCCGCCGTTCACCACTGAGAACGATCAGTCCGGCACGCACCTCGCCATACAAGCGCTGGAGGATCATAAAGCGCACCTGAACAAAGCGGTTCTGCGCCTGGACATCGAGCCGCCGCAACGTCTGCCGCTGGCACAACAGCAACTGAAAAGAGCGCTTGCCAACGACTTGTATGATCACACCAGGATTAACCTCAAACGCTATCACCATCAACCGCAAAACCGTGCCCGACGCAGTATCCTCGACACCCCGGACGTGGCGCTGCCAGTCTGGCCGCTGCTGGAAGTCTATGCATCCGGAGGTCTGGAACCCGACGTTCGCTGGTATGTCAGCGATAACGGCAAGACCGCCACTGAATGGATCAGCCTGTCAGCAGACCAAACCCTGAAAAGCGGTTTTCTCAGTACCGAAAGTCCAGGTCAGCTACTTTCCCGTTTCCCCCGCATGTGCACCTTGCCCGACATAAAATCGTTGCTCGACAAACAGTTCAACGAATACCTGCGCAAGCTCAGAGATGCTTATGAGTACCTGATAAAAACTCAACTGGTGACCTTGCCATGGGCGGACCGACAGGCACTGGAGCACGGCGAAGTGAGGGTCTACTGTCTCAGGGATCAGGCCCACAACATTGCCGGCCGCTGGGAGCCGCCCGAGAGCATCCGGCTGCACCGGGCGCGCATGGGCTTTGTACTGCGTGCGACCTATCAGGGTCTGGAGCACTTTTATGAATGCCTGCCCCGCGCCGGCGTGATACGCAAACGCCCGGATGTCTTGCTCTCGCATCTCGACGGACTGCTTTCACGAACACCACCGCCAAAAAACGGAGAAATCCAGAGCGAAGACATCGCCAGGGTCCACCTGCACCGCCCGCCATTCGATTTGAACGCACACAAGAAAGGTTCGATCCCCAAGCGCGGTGCTTTCTGTCTCGCCGTTCTCGACCCGCTGGGCGCCGCTCTTGCCCCTTCGGCTATTCCCGAGACACACCACAACACCTGGGCAAACCTGACGTTTACCTCGGCGAGAACCGTGCAGATCAGCGCGCTCGTCGCTACCGATCATTTGTATGTCGATGAGAAGGCGTTGTACAGCGAAGCGTGGGGAGAAACCCGCTTCGAACGCGAAGGCCTCAACAAGCACTGGATACATGCACTGAAGGGATTTATCCCGTTCTGGGGCAGCCTCGAAGATATGCAGTCGGACGATCCCGGCAAACGTGCGCTGGGCATCTTCGGATTACTTCTCGATGCGGTGTCGTTCGCGATTCCACTGGGCAAGTTCGTGGCCGGCAGCATCCGCCTCGCTGCCGTCGCCGGCAAAATCGCCATACGCGCCGCGCTGCCAGGCATGGCGCAATTGTCTAAAACGCTTTTGCTGTCCAGCCTGAAAAACCTCAATCCTCTGGATGCGGTACCGGCCTTGCTCAGACTCGCAGGCCGAGGATTGACAACTGCCGTGCGGGCCGTGATTTATCTGGAAAAAAAGTCTCTGTCGCGGCTCAAACGCCTGGCCGGCGTACGCGCTGAATATGATCTGTTGCACAACCTTCCCCAGGCGCTCGACGTCGCACACTGGAAACCCTTGAGCCACTTCGACCAATTGGCTGCCGTCAAAGGTATCGATGACGTTCCGGTGCGCAACGTTGCTGTCGGCGACTCCCGCTATCACGTGCTGGACCCGCTGTCGGAACGTCCGTTCGGCCCACGGTTGACGCCCCAGGATCATGATTTTTCCTTGGGGCGCTCCAGCTATGACGGCACACAAAAAACGGCCAATCAGATCACCATCGAGTTTCCCGAAAAAACCCGTGTACAGCATTTGCCTGAAGCTGACGGGCATCACACGGTGCTGATCGACGACGCGCCGTATCGGCTCGACGGCGAAGAATTGCGGCGGGTCGATCTGATCGATGACAGCCGAAACTGGACCTTGTTACCGTGCCGCCCCCGCCGCGCACCTGGGCATCAGAACGACTGCCGCGTCAGCTACACCACCGGCGAACCGGCACCGACACCAGCCCTTGGCACGGTGGACAAAGACAAAGGCTACGCCCCATGGTTCGGCGACAGGATCTCGGAACCGGCCGCGCTGGCCAGGCGAAACGGTACATTTCTGGCGGTCGACGCCAAGCTGTACCGGATCATCGATAACCAGCCGACTCTGTTCAGAGGTGATCTGGCCGACCTGGGGTTCAGGGGTGGCCGGCTGATACCGCGGCAACAGATCCATGCCACGCTGCAGTTTCGCAAAGGGATTTTCGCGCGCATCAAGACCGGCGGGACTTATGACGGAATCAATGACACGCATCAGGTCGGAGCGATTCTGGTCCCCGCCATCGACGATTCGGCCTCTTACGTTTTCCTGCGGATCAACAGCCATGAATACTATCTGGCGAGCATCCGCAAAGGAGAAATCCCGGGCAGCCGTTTGACGTTCAATCGCCTGTCGCCTGCCGAACTGGCCAACGACACACTGGGCGCCGAACTACTGACGGTTTACACCGGATCGCTGCACGCCAACAACATCGTGCGCATCCATGGTCTCGAAGCGGTACAGCGCGCCATGCACACCATGGAAGAAATCGCCATTCCCATTGGCACCAGCGCTCTACCGGCGAACAATATGAAATGGCTGAACGTCGACACCAGTCCGGGCGAGGCGTTGATGTTCGATCACTCCACCCGAATGATCGTCACCCGATTGCCCGAGGGTGCCGCGACGTGGGCACGCAGCAAAGAGGCGCCGGAAGCGTTTCGATTAAAAACCGCAGAAATATTCGACACGCTGTTTCTGTCACCGACCATCAACCCGGCCAATAGCAGCGCGGCATTGCGCATCGACGGCGCGATGCAGAAGTTGCAAAACCTGCTGCCCATGCGCGAACGCCCGGTCAACCCACGCAACATTGCATTCGCCGAAGTCACCACCGCCGGCGGCCAGCGGGAAATTTACGTCAGTGTCTCCGGCGCGCAGGGCAGCACCCAACGCCTGCCGCTGTTTCGGCACATGGGCGGCGAACATGTGCGGATCGGGCAGACCACCTACATCAATATCGACTACAACTCCGCCTTCCCGCGCACATCTCTGGAAGTGACCGAGCAGGGCCAACTGCTGGCGGTGCCGCTGACCATCAAGGAGCTGAAAACCTACCAACCAACACAGACCAGCCGCCCCACTTCACTGGACAGTGAAAGCAAGTTGATCAGCGTGATTCGCGAAAAATACCCGGACCCGAAGGAAATCCGCGCAGTCGATATCGCGACGACCATGCGCCCGTGCGAATCGTGTTCAGTGGTGATGAAGCAGTTTGGTCATGACGGCGGGGATGCCGCGCTGCAGGTACTCTGGGGTTGA